CTCTTCGCCTTCGCTGATTGATTACTCCTCCACGAAAGGGGCAATAACGACGTTTACCCGTTCGTTAGCAACCAATCTCACTGATAAACATATACGGGTAAATGCAGTAGCGCCCGGACCGGTCTGGACACCACTGATCGTTTCAACTTTCGACAAGGAAAAGATCAAAAAGTTTGGCAGTGAAACAGCGATGAAAAGGGCAGGGCAACCGTCGGAGCTTGGACCCGCATATGTTTTCCTGGCTTCGGATGATGCGTCCTTTATTACTGGCCAGGTGATCCATGTTAACGGAGGCGAAGTGGTTAATGGCTAATGTATAGCAAAATTCGATAACTGAACATTATGGCACAGAAAAAATGGTCGGGTGAAGTCACCGAACACAGCGATGCGCTGGATCTGGAAAAGGATATTTTTAAATCAGGCGACCCAGACAAGATCGCTGCATCATTGAAGCATTCCGCTGAACATAGTGAGCGCCGTAAATCTTCACCTTTTCGCAGTGCGATGTCCATGCTTACCTTTTATGAAAACCGCGCAGGCAAAAACCTAAGTGATGAGGATAAAAAAGTATTGGAAAAGGCTAAAGACAAATTGAGAGAGTTGTTTGGGAAGCCACATCACTGATGCGTAACTTTTACTCCGGGACCAGCAACCTGGTACTGCCGGTGCCCAATAAAACATTCTTTCCTGAAGCATTTCGTGACCGGACGAGATTGAGTTATTATGCTTCACTATTCAATTCTGTAGAGATTAATGCCAGCTTTTACAAAATGCCGCGGGCGAAGACGGTCTTGAAATGGTCAGGCGAAGTTCCGGATGATTTTGTCTTTTCTTTTAAGCTAAACAAAACGGTAACCCATACACTGCAGGGAGCATTTGACGTACAGCCGATTCCTGCATTTATGGATGCGATAGGTGTCACAACCAAACGCGGATGCCTGTTGATTCAGTTACCGCCAAAATTCAGGCCTGACCTGTTTCAGTTACCCGCATTATTAACGGTATTAAAACCATATGGCTGGCGTATCGCGGTCGAATTTCGTCAGCCGGACTGGTACACGGACGATGTGTTTGAATTGTTGAACAGTTTTGATGCTGCTTTGGTACTTCATGATTTGCGTAAATCGACAACGCCGCAGGTATTCACAGCCAATCATACCTATATCCGTTTTCACGGACCGGAGGATGGTTACCGTGGCAGCTATACTGCTGATTATTTAGAGGAATATGCCAGTTATATACAGGGATGGCTGGGCGAAGGAAAGTCAGTATATGCTTATTTTAACAATACTTTGGGAGCGGCTGTACAGGATCTGCAAAACTTGAACCGCCTGGTGTCAGCGAACTATTTAGAGTTCGAATGATTTCCTTTTAATTAATTTATTTAAAAACAAAGCTAAATCAATGCTGTTGTTCCATAAAGTAAAAAGATCTAACCTATGGAAACTAAAACAACTTCAGTTCTGAACGAACTGATCGAAATCAACAACGACCGCGTAGCCGGTTTTGAAAAAGCAATCGCAGATATCAACGATGAAAACATCGACCTGAAAGAACTTTTTCAGCGTTACGCCGCACAAAGCAGGGAGAACAGCCAGGAACTGGCAGCTTTGGTGGGCGCCGAGGGCGACGAAGTGGAAACAGGAACCAGCGTAAGCGGCAGCCTGCACCGAGCCTGGATCGATGTAAAATCTATTTTTGGTGGAAGCACACGCGAAAGCATCCTTTCTGAAGCCGAACGTGGCGAGGATGCCATCAAAAAGGCTTACCGTGAAGCATTGGAGGACACGGAACTGAACGCTACTGCACGGGAAACCATTACCCGCCAGCAAAGCGGGATCAATGCCGCACATGACGAAGTGAAAGCTTTGCGGGACGCGTCAAAATAATTCGGATATGACTGAATAAAGGAGCTGCCGATGGCAGCTCCTTTTGTTTGTGAGCATTTAAAGATCATTTTAACAATTTTTTATCATGGCAAAATATTCAGAGAAAGCGCAGGACAAGGTCCATAAAGCATTACACGAGGAAAAGGAAGGTAAACTGAAAAGCGGAAGTGGTAGAAAGGTGACCTCCCGCAAACAGGCCATCGCGATCGGTCTGTCCGAAGCCCGGAAAGAGGGTGCCAAAGTCCCTAAAAAGAAAGACTGACATGGACAGTGAAAATAAAATGACCCGTCGGCAACTGGTTACCGGGTTAGGCACCACGCTGGCTGCCGCTGCGGCAGCGCCGGCCTTTGCGGCCATTAAAAACGAACCTATGGAAAATACAAAATTGGAAGATCCGACCAGTAAATATCCCAAACCTCCCTTCATGGAGCAAACACAGGAATGGCCCGGGCTCGCAAGTAAAATGAAGCCCAGACCGGATCACGGAGAAACGAGCTACAAGGGCTCCGGAAGGTTAAAGGGAAGAAAGGCATTGATCACCGGCGGGGATTCCGGCATGGGCCGGGCTGCCGCAATCGCCTACGCGCGTGAAGGAGCAGATGTCGCGATCAATTATTATCCCACGGAAGAACCGGATGCGAAGGAAGTGATCGAACTGATGAAAAAAGAAGGCGTGAAAGCGATTGCCATACCAGGCGACCTACGGGACGAAAATTTTTGCAGGAAAATGGTCGAAGAAGCAGTCCGTCAATTAGGGGGACTGGATATCCTGGTCAATAACGCAGGCCGTCAGCAATCGCATCAATCCATTATGGATATCTCTTCAGAACAATTTGACTGGACGATGAAGACCAATATTTACGCGCCCTTCTGGACCATCAAAGCGGCACTGCCGCATTTATTGCCCGGTTCGGTAATCATCGGAACAACTTCAGAGCAGGCATACGACCCTTCACCCGACCTGTATGACTATGCCCAGACCAAGGCCGCAACCATGAACTATATCAAGTCGCTCGCCAAGCAATTGGGGCCCAAAGGGATCCGTGTCAATGGCGTTGCCCCCGGGCCGATCTGGACACCCTTACAGGTGAGCGGCGGTGCGTCCATGGAAAAACTCAAACAGTTCGGCGGCCAGACGCCGTTGGGAAGGCCGGGGCAGCCTGCTGAATTGGCATCGATCTATGTACAACTGGCGGCCAGCGATGCCAGCTACGCGGCCGGCCAGGTTTACGGATCATCCGGGGGAGCCGGACAGCCCTGACCGTCAGGCGGGGTCGGTGCAACGCAGGCCCCGCGTTCAAGCTTATTCAACCTATATAAACCCATCTACCTATGAAAGCATTCATTATCAACTGTACACTGAAACGGCGTCCAGGTTTTTCAAACACCGAAGCGCTCGCAGAAAAAGCAGCCGGGCAATTTGCGGAACTCGGGGTAAAGACAGAAATCATCCGTTTGAACGATTACCAGGTATTGACCGGAAACAGCTCCGACGAAGGGGACGGTGACGAATGGTCGCAGATCCTGGAAAAGATCAAAGACTGTAACATCTTCATCATCGCCACCCCGGTATGGATGGGCCATTTAGCCTCTACCGCTCAAAAAGTGATCGAACGGCTTGATGCCATTTTCAGGGATGAAGGCCTGGCGGATAAAACCACCGGTCAGTACATGCCCTATAATAAAGTTGGCGGTTGCCTGGTTACGGGGAATGAAGATGGCGCGCACAGTTGCGCGGCCCAGGTACTCTGGTCTTTACAGGAAGTAGGTTTCACGATCCCACCAAATGTTAATGCGTATTGGGTGGGCAAGGCAGGTGGCGAGAAAGATTACGTCGAAGCGGGAGGGGAACGGTTCCTGTACACGAATAAAAGCCTGCGTTACATGACCGGCAACTTAGCTTTTATGGCCAAACTGCTGTATGAAAATCCGATTACGACTAACCTGAATGATGCGGCAAAAAAAGCCGAAGCAGAAAGCGATCAGGAAGAAGCATAAGCTAAAATATGGTACAGGAAATTTACATCCGGGATGACGGGATTTTTCCCGGGAACAGCTTACCGGCGCTGTTGTATAAACAAGCATTGGATATTCCTTTGATTTTTGCGGCAGCATATGTCCAAAGCCAATTTGCGGAACATAATTGGACAAATAGCTGGGACGCGGGAATTTTTACCTTTCACCATTACCATAGCATTACGCATGAAGTGTTGGGTATATATTCCGGGAAAGCGCAGGCACAGCTGGGAGGAGATCATGGGCCCGTACTGATTCTTGAAAAGGGCGATGTACTCGTAATTCCTGCCGGAGTGGCACACAGGAATTTAAATGAAAAAAACGCTATCGCGGTAGTGGGTGCTTATCCGGAAGGCATGGATTATGATATGAATTACGGCAAGCCGGGTGAACGGCCTGATGCCGATCGGCGCATTGCACAGGTCCCTATGCCGGAAAACGACCCCCTTAGCGGACGTACTGGCGAGCTGATCAGGACATGGTCGATAAAGCAATGGTTATAATTATACCTCATGGAAAAACAAAAGATCAAAAAAATAGTCAGAATTGCCCTTGGAGCTAACCTGGTGATCGCAGGGATCAGTCACCTCACTTTTGCCCGTAAAGCTTTCCGGGCCCAGGTTCCCAAGTGGGTGCCATTGAAAAAAGACGATACGGTATTGTATTCAGGTTTTGCAGAGATTGCCCTTGGCAGCGCACTGATCTTTACACCGGAGAAATACGCGGAAAGTACAGGTAAATTGGCCGCAGCATTCTTTGTGGCAGTATTTCCGGGCAATATTGCGCAATACACTAATCACCGCGACGCTTTTGGATTGGATACGGACCACAAAAGACTGGCCCGTTTATTCTTCCAGCCCCTGCTGGTTTTATGGGCCTTAAAAAGCACTTCTAAATAGAACACAATGGCGGACAAAAGAAATGAGTTGCCGAACATAATCGACCAATTTAAAGATTACGTATGAAAAGCCCAGATGACGAAGGTATGGAAGGCAAGGGTATGGGTGGCCATAATTTCGGGCATAACAATATAACCAAAGCGGGCAATGATGAAGCAAATCCCTCACAAATGGCGGGAAATAACAATGCCTACTTCAATCGTACTCAACCAGCTGAAAAGCACCCCGAAAATAACAATTTCAAAGTGCCCGGTCAGGAAGAAGAGGCTGACTACAATATTCTATCAAGATGTTATCGGATTGAATGCAAGCTCGATCGACAGCTCTGACTTCGATAATTTTCTTAGTCGTTTCGTTTTTAGAAGTTTTATTGTTCCTTCCTGCACCTCATCGATAATCTTCCAATTCTTCGAAATGTAAATGTCAGTTACGTCATTTGATAAGTCCTTGTGGTTTAAGGCGAGCGCAACGTCATCTTTACTAAATCTACAGATATTTCTTGCCCAATCTCCAAAGGCATGCCTTGCATCATAAAATTCCAAATTAGGGATCCCTGTTTGGAGCCCTATTCTGCGCATACCAATGCTTAGCGCACGATCAAGTGTGTTATGAGTCGAATATCGGCATTGCAGTTTTCCGGCGTACTTGATGTAAAGTTCGTGCGCTTCCGGCGGAACCCCAATGCTAATGAATGCCTTATCTTTCCTCCTGGTCCTTGTCTTTGATCTATTGTAATTAACCCTTGAAAGAAATCTTTGGCTATTTGAAAGCTGATACAAATCAACAGCGTTCATGCCGCACAAATAAAAACTCAGCATAAATAAATCCTTCGCTATTTCCATTCGGGTATTCTCAGGTACAGCCAGGTTTTTGATTGCTAATACTTGTTCGATAGTTAGTTTCGGCTTTTGATTTTCCGGAACTTCAAGGATTTTATATTTTTTAAATGGATAATGTTTAATAATGGTAATCCCCAGGTTTTCATCGTTATAAAAGTCGGTAGCATTATTGAACAGGATCCGTAAATCGCGCATGTGATTGTGTAATCCCGTGTCGGATAATCCGTTTACTATCCGTGGGAGCGGTCTTTTGAATTGATCAAGCCTGATGATGCGCCTCTCCTTTTTAAGGTACCGTTCGTATTCAACTAACATGTTTGCCTGTATTTCAGTTATTGGTATCACTTCCGTCTCAAAATAGTCTTTTAAGCTATTGACCACAGTTTGCATATTTGCGGCGCTCGCTTTTCTTTTCGCTTTTTTTAAGATCTCAATTTGATTGTTACCAATTTTGATAATATCAACCTCATCTGCGCTTTGAATACTTTCGCCTTCCAGGTGTTTTTTCAGGCGCGTTACGTCGTAAAGGGACAGCCGATTCCCAAGTTCGCTGATCTTCCGACGGTACTCTATGAGTGTCGGCGCGATCAGATCTAAAATGAACTGATCTTTAATCGTAAAGTCTTTTTTAATTTGTCTGACGCCGATATAATGCGGCGTCTTAATGTAGCGGG
The sequence above is a segment of the Mucilaginibacter celer genome. Coding sequences within it:
- a CDS encoding ferritin-like domain-containing protein; the protein is METKTTSVLNELIEINNDRVAGFEKAIADINDENIDLKELFQRYAAQSRENSQELAALVGAEGDEVETGTSVSGSLHRAWIDVKSIFGGSTRESILSEAERGEDAIKKAYREALEDTELNATARETITRQQSGINAAHDEVKALRDASK
- a CDS encoding DoxX family protein; its protein translation is MEKQKIKKIVRIALGANLVIAGISHLTFARKAFRAQVPKWVPLKKDDTVLYSGFAEIALGSALIFTPEKYAESTGKLAAAFFVAVFPGNIAQYTNHRDAFGLDTDHKRLARLFFQPLLVLWALKSTSK
- a CDS encoding flavodoxin family protein: MKAFIINCTLKRRPGFSNTEALAEKAAGQFAELGVKTEIIRLNDYQVLTGNSSDEGDGDEWSQILEKIKDCNIFIIATPVWMGHLASTAQKVIERLDAIFRDEGLADKTTGQYMPYNKVGGCLVTGNEDGAHSCAAQVLWSLQEVGFTIPPNVNAYWVGKAGGEKDYVEAGGERFLYTNKSLRYMTGNLAFMAKLLYENPITTNLNDAAKKAEAESDQEEA
- a CDS encoding DUF6496 domain-containing protein, yielding MAKYSEKAQDKVHKALHEEKEGKLKSGSGRKVTSRKQAIAIGLSEARKEGAKVPKKKD
- a CDS encoding cupin domain-containing protein; translated protein: MVQEIYIRDDGIFPGNSLPALLYKQALDIPLIFAAAYVQSQFAEHNWTNSWDAGIFTFHHYHSITHEVLGIYSGKAQAQLGGDHGPVLILEKGDVLVIPAGVAHRNLNEKNAIAVVGAYPEGMDYDMNYGKPGERPDADRRIAQVPMPENDPLSGRTGELIRTWSIKQWL
- a CDS encoding phage integrase SAM-like domain-containing protein: MATVRGVIIPLEQKSDGTWNVKISVNHKGKTRYIKTPHYIGVRQIKKDFTIKDQFILDLIAPTLIEYRRKISELGNRLSLYDVTRLKKHLEGESIQSADEVDIIKIGNNQIEILKKAKRKASAANMQTVVNSLKDYFETEVIPITEIQANMLVEYERYLKKERRIIRLDQFKRPLPRIVNGLSDTGLHNHMRDLRILFNNATDFYNDENLGITIIKHYPFKKYKILEVPENQKPKLTIEQVLAIKNLAVPENTRMEIAKDLFMLSFYLCGMNAVDLYQLSNSQRFLSRVNYNRSKTRTRRKDKAFISIGVPPEAHELYIKYAGKLQCRYSTHNTLDRALSIGMRRIGLQTGIPNLEFYDARHAFGDWARNICRFSKDDVALALNHKDLSNDVTDIYISKNWKIIDEVQEGTIKLLKTKRLRKLSKSELSIELAFNPITS
- a CDS encoding SDR family oxidoreductase; protein product: MDSENKMTRRQLVTGLGTTLAAAAAAPAFAAIKNEPMENTKLEDPTSKYPKPPFMEQTQEWPGLASKMKPRPDHGETSYKGSGRLKGRKALITGGDSGMGRAAAIAYAREGADVAINYYPTEEPDAKEVIELMKKEGVKAIAIPGDLRDENFCRKMVEEAVRQLGGLDILVNNAGRQQSHQSIMDISSEQFDWTMKTNIYAPFWTIKAALPHLLPGSVIIGTTSEQAYDPSPDLYDYAQTKAATMNYIKSLAKQLGPKGIRVNGVAPGPIWTPLQVSGGASMEKLKQFGGQTPLGRPGQPAELASIYVQLAASDASYAAGQVYGSSGGAGQP
- a CDS encoding DUF3175 domain-containing protein, which encodes MAQKKWSGEVTEHSDALDLEKDIFKSGDPDKIAASLKHSAEHSERRKSSPFRSAMSMLTFYENRAGKNLSDEDKKVLEKAKDKLRELFGKPHH
- a CDS encoding DUF72 domain-containing protein, translated to MRNFYSGTSNLVLPVPNKTFFPEAFRDRTRLSYYASLFNSVEINASFYKMPRAKTVLKWSGEVPDDFVFSFKLNKTVTHTLQGAFDVQPIPAFMDAIGVTTKRGCLLIQLPPKFRPDLFQLPALLTVLKPYGWRIAVEFRQPDWYTDDVFELLNSFDAALVLHDLRKSTTPQVFTANHTYIRFHGPEDGYRGSYTADYLEEYASYIQGWLGEGKSVYAYFNNTLGAAVQDLQNLNRLVSANYLEFE